The genomic window TTCCTATAACGTCTATAGAACAGCCTGATtgagatgatgatgatgatgataataaTATCAAATAtaatttatttcattttagCTCGTCCCTCTGCGGCGATTTTTTAGTCATTTTTGCCCTTTCCAAATAGTCTTTGACTTTGTCTGATTTCAGTTCCGGTACGAAAGTGAACATGAACAGTTCGAATAGAATCTTGAggatttaattatttagttggcgatttctttttcgttgtttGCTTACGTAGACGAGATGTTTGTTGGCTCTTCGATTTTGAAAGGCTTTGAAAATCTAGAAAAGTGGTTTAGTACAAACAAAATTGATGATTTATCGGCGGTTTCCTTGCCTTCGATACGCCTAGCCTGCTGTTTTTCTGACCCACGAAACTTTGCAGAACTGCTGGTATGTTCTTCATGATTCTCTCCTTTGCCGCTTCTCGCGTAGCCGCTCTTTCCTAGAGAATTGCTCTTCACATATAGCGCACTAATTGAACCATCGCTTTTCACCTCTTCGCTTCTGATTGGACGACTGGGTGCCAGCTTTCCGTTTGGCCACATAGAGTCGCGAAAATTTCGAATGTAGTAGAGAACCATTTCTTCTGACGCCAGCCACTTGACCGTCTCGCGCATGTGCCTAAAATGATAAGGAGTCGAtgcaattttaaaatatCCGGAAAGAACGCACTTGTTTATCGATCTTCCAAAGGTGATTTGAATAAAAAGAATGAGCTGTCGTCTTAGCCACTTAAAGactaaaagaaataaatgacgcagtcgagtgacgtcagaacgacTCACCCCCTCGAAGTTCAAACACTTCCCTGACAAATCCATACATCGGTTCAGCGATAGAATCGTTTCTGTCTCTTCTATAGTAATATTGATTGCTGTATAGAAGATGTTATTTGCAGATGCACTCTCACCCATCAAATTCGTCTCTCTATAAATTGACAGTAATATGTGTAAATGTCTTTGTTACTACTAATCTTGCCTCTTCCATTTCATCGGACAGTTTCGTTTTAATTGACTCGACAAAATCGCCAACAAATGGAATACTAATCGCAGATCTAATAGCGAATGATCACGGACTGCAAAAGAAGTCACTTGCCTTTTAATTGCTTCGGCGAGAAAGAACTTTTTCGGCGCAGGAGACTTTGAACTATCGTGATTCAATGCAGCAAGCCAACTAAGCAAAACTATCAATACTACGTACCTTCCCTTTCTGAGATACTCAGGACTTGGAATAAGAAACTGGTAGAGATCTTCACTAGACAAAACTTTCTCATCCGCTAGGAGCCCCTACGTAAACAGCACAACTAATAGAGCGTGCTTACATATGTGAATAAACTGCACTGTACCTGAACGTATTGCTCAAGCATTTGCCTCGATTTTTCTAAGTAGGCTCTGTCGCGAGAGCCAAAAAACCCAATAGAAGGCATAGGGAGTTCTTTCCCCAACGAGGGACAACACTAGAAAAATTACTCATTTTCGACTATGTATTCTAGTTTTTTTGTTCGTGCCTCCTTCAAACTTCGATgcaatttttcaaagtcCCTCAAATTCCGAATTACAATCCACCCCGAAGCGCTGGGAGCAGTCGtcgcgtcatcgtcgacatCCTCCACTTCTCGATGAACGATAATTGTATAAAGAAAATTGGGTCGCCCGTGGTCAATTTCAACCTAAAAAATGGGACAGTGCACGCTAATTCGTCGCTTGTTCACTCTATTACGTTAACACTTTGAATTTGAGCTTGCCATTTGCCCAGAGTCAATACGTATTCCTCTTTGATAAGATCGCGAAAAATGATTTCGAATTTCAATTCAATGATTTCTTTACTCACTCGTTCTTTCCATGTGAAACTCCAACTCTCGAATTTCCGACTTCAACAGACTCACTTCCTCCTCCAATTGAGCAATTTCCTAAAACAAGGTCTCATAAttgaaattttaaaaataataataactcACCGGTGACGCAGTCATTCGACTTTTCAAAGCCTCCAATACAGACAACTGAGGCGATAATTATTAAAaactttcaaaaaattcaggACGTTTAAATTATTATAACCTTTTTTCTACATCTTCCTTTCAGAGACTCCAATTTCTTTACGTGAACGGCCTCGTCTtccaaatcgtcttcgtcttcctcggGATCGTCCCAAGTCGGCGACAAGCTGCTCtctctcggcgacggcgacgagtcgtaATTGTCCTTATCGGATCGTTGTTCGCTCAAGTAGCGAAAATAGTACTCGCTCGATAGAAAATCTCGATAGGCTATTTCTTCAATTAAATCATAGGCCTAATGGAAAATGAATAACGTAGAGGTTTCTATAGAAATTGAAACCTCGTCTTGGGCAGCTGTCAATACTTCTCTTCCCTATAAAGAAAAGTCCGTGTATATTAATCTTTATTGCATGTTGTCTTTTATTTACCTTTCCTCCGACCATAAATTCTTCGATGTCTCTTATGGCGCTTTCAGTGATTTCAACGTGTTCCGGAGCGCCCTGACTCAAGTAGACTTGATAGAGACCCCGTCGAACAGACAGCCGACACTGATCCTATAATAATCCACCCATCAATAAATTTATCTACAACATGAAGTGTCATCCTTTACATCGTCCGTTCTCTTCATTTCCTCAATCGTCATCCAAAACCTTCAGAATAGAAATTGtaataatataatatatgtcaatataataaataccTCAATAGTGAGGCtggcttcttttttctgtccATGTAATTTAGTAACTGTTGTCGGCCCTGTTCGTCTGTCATCAACTCAGCAAAACTAACCTAATGACCAAATGAATCGTCTTCTAAACTAGAACGCTCTCCCATTGTTACTTTTCGAATACTATGCGGCATTTCAGCAGCTTGAGAAGAGGTCTAGTGGTAAAAACAAGGTCCGaatattttaaattttaCGCCATATTATTTTACAGTAAATTCTGGCCCTCCCAACTGATGAATCCGCTTCTCGCAcaaattttttgcaaattGACACtaaattgaaattttgacTTGGCTAATCTAACTAAAATGTTGCTCGCATTTCTACTTGATTGAGGTATCGCTTGAGATCTCTGTTTCTCAGCAATTCTCCCTTTATGTGACCCACCAAAGTGTCTCGATCTGTCAATGTTCAAGTTTTTCACCAAATCACGGTTTTCTAGCTTGAACTGACCTTCGGCTCCTATGCTCTTGGCTTGTTTTAAATTTTGAATAATAGTAGCTTGCATGATTTCAGCCAAAACATGATATCTGGCGAATAAttctattgattaattaaataaacccGCTACTATGGTCTCGTACCTAATTTGATTGAGATCCTCAATACTGCTacataatttaattttcttgataaaatctaaaaaagaaaacttcTGGGAATCAACcgaagtgaagaagaatATCTATTACCATCGAATGTAGCGTAATTGGCGGTGTCCTTTTGCGTCAGTTGTTCTCTATAATCCAAATGAGCAAGGAGCGTTTGATTCAGATAATCCGGATCGCAAAATGCGTCGATCGTGGGCAGCAGAACTTGATTTAAATAAAAAGCAATTTACCATCACAAGGAATTCGAATTACCTTGAGAAGCCAGCACCTCTTTCAGTACGAGTCTCATGCTTGTGCAATGAGACTCGGTCTCGGGTAAAAGAGTGCAGACCAAAATCTAttaaatgtaaaatttaataatttt from Oscarella lobularis chromosome 1, ooOscLobu1.1, whole genome shotgun sequence includes these protein-coding regions:
- the LOC136189830 gene encoding sorting nexin-25-like, yielding MSIAQRRLLLAAIVSALLAFAVARSDIVRFVVGVALRLLVGATSFAFGILLVATRSPYRTKFPRLPANPLTAIIAKRATSLSNASTSDPTTTGRPTIVSRALDRAIQEVLENTVRDYVMSWYKKIGEDEPGFKAVVMDEAWIVVQKATKRLKSVDMLKFLTEDLVLKLTVHFSDLEHFDDSSLLAKNEINQRGFQVHPCVDDPAKEIEFLRTVSEILVCTLLPETESHCTSMRLVLKEVLASQVLLPTIDAFCDPDYLNQTLLAHLDYREQLTQKDTANYATFDDFIKKIKLCSSIEDLNQIRYHVLAEIMQATIIQNLKQAKSIGAEDRDTLVGHIKGELLRNRDLKRYLNQCQFAKNLCEKRIHQLGGPEFTTSSQAAEMPHSIRKVSFAELMTDEQGRQQLLNYMDRKKKPASLLRFWMTIEEMKRTDDDQCRLSVRRGLYQVYLSQGAPEHVEITESAIRDIEEFMVGGKGREVLTAAQDEAYDLIEEIAYRDFLSSEYYFRYLSEQRSDKDNYDSSPSPRESSLSPTWDDPEEDEDDLEDEAVHVKKLESLKGRCRKKLSVLEALKSRMTASPEIAQLEEEVSLLKSEIRELEFHMERTKEYVLTLGKWQAQIQSVNVEIDHGRPNFLYTIIVHREVEDVDDDATTAPSASGWIVIRNLRDFEKLHRSLKECCPSLGKELPMPSIGFFGSRDRAYLEKSRQMLEQYVQGLLADEKVLSSEDLYQFLIPSPEYLRKGSSKSPAPKKFFLAEAIKSIPFVGDFVESIKTKLSDEMEERDEFDGRDRNDSIAEPMYGFVREVFELRGVFKWLRRQLILFIQITFGRSINKHMRETVKWLASEEMVLYYIRNFRDSMWPNGKLAPSRPIRSEEERAATREAAKERIMKNIPAVLQSFVGQKNSRLGVSKIFKAFQNRRANKHLVYILFELFMFTFVPELKSDKVKDYLERAKMTKKSPQRDELK